One bacterium genomic window, GGTACGGCCCAAATTATTCGTAACGACAGCCTGAGCTCCGTTTTCGCGAATCTGAAAATCAAAATTGTAATCGATAGGTGTCATCATTGTATATACTCCTCCTTACCTTACGATCTGGATTGGGCGATAGTCGTTGACCGGTCCAGCACTTTCGCCGGTTGCGGTATCGCTTGTACCTGCGTCAATGGCTTTTGCACTTTCTGCGGCGGCGAGTACCAGGTCGGCTACGGCAAGGGCGATGTCTTCGGCGGTTTTACCGGTAGCGATTGCTTCGTCGATCAATTCGGCGACTGCACCAAGTGCGGAATATTTCGCACGCATTTCATTAAGAGTTTTTACCCTGAGGCGTTCAGCGACCACAACGTCGGTTTTGAGTTTTTCGACTTCTGCGACTGCGGCTTCCCCCTGAGCAAGAAACTCGGCTAAAGTTTTTGGCATTTCTGCCTCCTTTTGGTTTACCCCTGATTCGGGGGAATGTGTATTTTTTTCACCGGTCAAAGCGTTCGAGCCGGTAAGAATGGACATCATAGCTGCGGCCTTGAGCGCATCGGCTTTCGGGTCTGCACGCTTTGCGGCTGCGGCTTTCATCGCCTCGAACTTCATGCGGGCGGTTGACAGGGCGGCGGATTTCTTGTCATCTGCTGGT contains:
- a CDS encoding Clp protease ClpP, translated to SAIAESLRAAGGDDLDIAIASPGGSVFDGIEIYNAIRDYKRMYPKSQILITLKGLAASMASYIASSDVADMVLAEDNAVFMIHNPWSVMIGDYDDMQKEAEFLSGLASLMANAYSARTKKSKSEIKKMMDAETWLFGDEIKAAGFVDDIIHPAVPDQTPADDKKSAALSTARMKFEAMKAAAAKRADPKADALKAAAMMSILTGSNALTGEKNTHSPESGVNQKEAEMPKTLAEFLAQGEAAVAEVEKLKTDVVVAERLRVKTLNEMRAKYSALGAVAELIDEAIATGKTAEDIALAVADLVLAAAESAKAIDAGTSDTATGESAGPVNDYRPIQIVR